A single window of Maylandia zebra isolate NMK-2024a linkage group LG2, Mzebra_GT3a, whole genome shotgun sequence DNA harbors:
- the LOC101485708 gene encoding uncharacterized protein LOC101485708, protein MEAAVGLLLVLLGVSHGVETHCDGRWDGAQCYGPLGGTVKIQLMDNTSEINKYNLLKNTLKILNVRNNKVTSNSIRVDLFPSRGTFRINNLSSSDSGNYTLQTFDSDGRSSGGWTLQLFIQAPVSSVVLLSECLSQGEMRVSCSSEGGDSPQYSWTLDGRTLTDAELLSGNNETNIITLKQHVSGHLVCSVSNNVSNVSKEERISTCGFIFINCTSVNGTQISRWVYKANNTLCTPPKQTSVGKDYGTTISDEPWYIRNLPLIGSVLSALVIFLVVGVVVICALRKKQNSKPTKKEEEDDQEVFADVKFVKRQANQAEKKAAVEHGQVKSAKRPRRPEPAGTDCVYANVHKVR, encoded by the exons ATGGAAGCTGCAGTTGGACTGTTGCTGGTGTTGCTTGGAGTCTCTCATG GTGTGGAAACTCACTGTGATGGCAGATGGGATGGAGCTCAGTGTTATGGACCTTTGGGAGGAACTGTGAAAATCCAGCTGATGGACAACACTTCagaaattaataaatacaatttgttaaaaaatacattaaaaatattaaatgtaaGAAATAATAAGGTTACTTCTAATTCTATAAGAGTGGATCTTTTTCCCAGTAGAGGAACATTTAGGATCAATAACCTGAGCAGCTCAGACAGTGGTAATTATACCCTTCAAACCTTTGACTCAGATGGAAGATCATCAGGCGGGTGGACTTTACAGTTGTTCATTCAAG CTCCTGTGTCCTCTGTGGTGCTGCTCTCTGAGTGTCTGTCCCAGGGAGAGATGAGGGTGTCCTGCTCCTCTGAGGGAGGGGACAGTCCTCAGTACAGCTGGACTCTGGATGGACGCACACTGACAGATGCTGAGCTCCTTTCTGGAAATAATGAGACTAACATCATCACTCTGAAACAGCACGTGTCAGGACATCTGGTCTGCTCAGTCAGTAATAATGTCAGTAATGTCTCCAAAGAGGAGAGAATATCGACCTGTG GCTTTATTTTCATTAACTGTACTTCAGTCAATGGGACACAGATATCACGGTGGGTGTATAAAGCTAATAACACCCTGTGTACTCCACCAAAACAGACTTCTGTGGGTAAGGATTATGGAACTACCATCAGTGATGAGCCATGGTACATTA gaaatttGCCACTGATCGGTAGTGTTCTCTCAGCGCTGGTAATTTTCTTGGTTGTTGGTGTAGTAGTCATATGTGCTTtgaggaaaaagcaaaacagcaaacctACAAAAAAGG AGGAAGAAGATGACCAGGAAGTCTTTGCTGATGTCAAGTTTGTCAAAAGGCAGGCAAACCAAGCTGAGAAAAAAGCTGCTGTGGAGCACGGCCAAGTAAAGTCTGCAAAGCGACCTCGGAGGCCTGAACCAGCAGGAACTGATTGTGTGTATGCTAACGTCCATAAAGTCAGGTGA